One genomic region from Microcystis panniformis FACHB-1757 encodes:
- a CDS encoding SagB/ThcOx family dehydrogenase, whose translation MPDQPISIAQYYHERTKYDPQTIASKSKGLDWSQQPYPFKEYKIGQTFDLKPYLSRQAVPQKGDFWRRISRILGCSYGLTAKIATMGSPLYLRSAPSAGGLYPAEVYLISRGTEFLPAGLYSYQGQSHSLLLFWESDVWTNLQSACFWNPVLENTDIALVTSAIFYRSAWRYEDRAYRRIFLDTGHLLGNIELSASINDYRAHLIGGFNDSQMNELLYLDSEKESVMTVIPLADLLNIRQNLPPSTTALPSATTTLYPKIAEGELLNSLHRATIIATDEKIEANITPSNWEDKYNFPFCLKVSVTSRPVNWGEDLIDLESTMLKRRSTRAYSGASLSLDELRALLHFTYQPQDYADQNLDPNPDYFDLDLLETFIAVSAVTGLEEGCYYYAPKAQELRQIRFKNFRQELHYLCLGQDLGRDAAAVVFHTADLSKAVAKYGDRVYRYLHADAGHLGQRLNLAAIHLGLGVSGIGGFFDDQVNEVLGIPSDEAVIYITTLGRPKVF comes from the coding sequence ATGCCAGATCAGCCAATCTCGATCGCCCAATACTACCACGAGCGGACCAAATACGACCCCCAGACGATCGCCTCAAAAAGTAAAGGTCTTGATTGGAGTCAACAACCCTATCCCTTCAAAGAATACAAAATCGGTCAGACTTTCGATCTCAAACCCTACCTCTCCCGTCAAGCAGTTCCCCAAAAAGGAGACTTTTGGCGACGTATATCGCGAATTTTGGGCTGTAGCTATGGTTTAACTGCCAAAATCGCCACTATGGGTAGTCCCTTGTACCTGCGTTCCGCACCCTCTGCTGGTGGATTATACCCCGCCGAGGTTTATCTGATCTCCCGTGGTACGGAATTTTTACCCGCCGGTCTCTACAGTTATCAAGGTCAAAGTCACTCGCTGCTTTTATTCTGGGAAAGTGATGTCTGGACGAACCTGCAATCTGCTTGTTTCTGGAATCCTGTTTTAGAAAATACCGATATCGCTTTAGTTACCAGTGCCATTTTTTATCGATCCGCTTGGCGCTACGAAGATCGAGCTTATCGGCGTATTTTCCTAGATACAGGGCATTTATTGGGCAATATTGAGCTATCAGCCTCGATTAATGACTATCGCGCTCATTTAATCGGTGGTTTTAACGATAGTCAGATGAATGAATTGCTTTATCTTGATTCCGAGAAAGAAAGTGTCATGACGGTGATTCCTTTGGCAGATCTGCTCAATATCCGACAAAATCTCCCCCCTAGTACCACGGCACTCCCTTCGGCAACCACGACTCTTTATCCCAAAATTGCCGAGGGGGAATTATTAAACTCTCTACACCGAGCGACTATCATAGCCACAGATGAGAAGATAGAAGCAAATATTACCCCCTCTAATTGGGAAGATAAATATAATTTTCCTTTTTGTCTAAAAGTTTCCGTGACATCCCGTCCCGTCAATTGGGGGGAAGATTTAATCGATCTGGAAAGTACGATGCTTAAACGCAGATCTACCCGCGCTTATAGTGGTGCTAGTCTCAGTTTAGACGAATTGCGAGCGCTGCTGCATTTTACCTATCAACCCCAAGATTATGCCGACCAAAATCTCGATCCCAATCCCGATTATTTTGATCTAGACTTATTGGAAACTTTTATCGCTGTTTCGGCAGTAACTGGATTAGAGGAAGGCTGTTATTATTATGCTCCTAAAGCTCAAGAATTGCGGCAAATTCGCTTTAAAAATTTCCGGCAAGAGTTACATTATCTCTGTTTAGGTCAGGATTTGGGACGGGATGCGGCTGCTGTGGTTTTTCATACGGCGGATCTGTCAAAAGCAGTGGCTAAATACGGCGATCGAGTCTATCGTTATCTTCATGCAGATGCGGGTCATTTGGGACAGAGATTAAATTTAGCAGCTATTCATCTGGGGTTAGGGGTTAGTGGTATCGGTGGTTTTTTTGATGATCAAGTTAATGAAGTGTTAGGAATTCCCTCCGATGAAGCGGTTATCTATATCACTACTTTAGGCCGACCAAAAGTTTTTTAA
- a CDS encoding class I SAM-dependent methyltransferase translates to MKATQETKKLYDESAGDWKRVEPILLSDYSARPFVIDLCEPIVNKNILDLGCGEGYVGRELINRGAQSVHGIDISSQMIEQALIQKNEHQITNASYEAGDIRDFAVTESEQYDLVLAMFLFNYLNVSETISTLQKAYQLLKFGGYFLFAVPHPSLPFLKKDKFPFYFKPKAGYFSGRNQLFPGEIWRRDRKAVAVQCVHKTMEDYFTSLRLAAFTKMPEVYELKINQKHLELDPEFFTPLIDLPLHVAFKIQK, encoded by the coding sequence ATGAAAGCAACACAAGAAACCAAAAAACTTTACGACGAAAGCGCAGGAGACTGGAAACGAGTAGAACCGATTTTGCTTTCTGATTACTCCGCACGTCCCTTTGTCATTGATTTATGTGAACCGATTGTCAACAAGAATATATTAGATCTAGGCTGTGGGGAAGGTTATGTAGGAAGAGAGTTAATTAACCGAGGCGCTCAATCTGTTCATGGGATTGATATTTCATCGCAAATGATCGAGCAGGCCTTGATTCAAAAAAACGAGCATCAGATTACTAATGCTTCCTATGAAGCTGGTGATATTCGTGATTTTGCGGTCACTGAGTCCGAACAATACGATTTAGTTCTGGCTATGTTTCTGTTCAACTACTTAAATGTTTCAGAAACTATTAGCACGCTGCAGAAAGCCTACCAACTTTTGAAATTCGGTGGCTATTTCCTGTTCGCCGTCCCCCATCCCTCTTTACCTTTTCTGAAAAAAGATAAGTTTCCCTTTTATTTTAAACCGAAAGCTGGCTATTTTTCCGGACGCAATCAATTATTCCCCGGTGAGATTTGGCGCAGAGATAGAAAAGCCGTCGCCGTGCAATGTGTTCATAAAACTATGGAAGATTACTTCACATCTCTTCGTTTAGCAGCCTTCACAAAAATGCCAGAAGTTTATGAACTAAAAATTAATCAGAAACATTTAGAACTAGACCCAGAATTTTTTACTCCGCTTATTGACCTTCCCCTTCACGTTGCCTTCAAGATTCAAAAATGA
- a CDS encoding TauD/TfdA family dioxygenase — MIIPISDPNISLLIWKKLPDPSQLFFHLPKSLVLDLLKRSNQRWLDKPNEIGRETVNKNLDFFLPFREKLLQEPGIIIFRLDSALTETEMRLIYAFISRIFGLLNHRYGYFFDVIDRGMDYTKEAIPVSMTNAETGYHTDSTDKNYFPDIVGLLCLAAADEGGDSLVVNAANLYQYFWQNHTDLVSCLYEPLARDVITPGEINSQEAIQKNNFPLFSTDSRGLVFRYMRYWIEVAYSKLEIAQPEAITKTLDIIDNFFSEPENTVRFKMKKGDVFYVNNRFLCHNRTAFKNSGKPRQMVRSWINL, encoded by the coding sequence ATGATTATACCAATTTCCGATCCTAATATTTCATTACTGATTTGGAAAAAATTGCCCGATCCTTCTCAACTATTTTTTCATTTACCCAAATCATTAGTCTTGGATTTACTAAAAAGAAGCAATCAGAGATGGCTTGACAAACCCAACGAAATAGGACGGGAAACAGTCAATAAAAATCTTGATTTTTTCCTACCGTTTCGTGAGAAATTGCTCCAGGAACCAGGAATAATTATTTTTCGATTAGATTCAGCATTAACAGAAACAGAAATGCGGTTAATTTATGCTTTTATTTCTCGCATTTTTGGACTGCTAAACCACCGCTATGGCTATTTTTTTGATGTAATCGATCGAGGAATGGATTACACTAAAGAAGCTATACCCGTTTCGATGACGAATGCAGAAACTGGCTATCATACCGATAGTACAGACAAAAACTACTTCCCTGATATTGTTGGCTTACTCTGTCTTGCTGCTGCGGATGAGGGAGGAGATTCCCTAGTAGTAAACGCCGCCAATTTGTATCAATATTTCTGGCAAAACCATACAGACCTAGTTTCCTGTCTCTACGAACCTTTGGCGAGGGATGTGATTACACCGGGAGAGATTAATTCTCAAGAAGCTATTCAAAAGAATAATTTCCCCTTATTCTCAACAGATTCTCGGGGTCTGGTTTTTCGTTATATGCGGTACTGGATTGAAGTTGCTTACTCCAAACTAGAAATAGCGCAACCGGAAGCTATCACAAAAACACTTGACATAATCGACAACTTTTTTTCAGAACCGGAAAATACAGTCCGCTTCAAAATGAAAAAAGGTGATGTATTTTACGTTAATAATCGCTTTTTATGCCACAATAGAACCGCTTTTAAAAATTCAGGAAAACCTCGACAAATGGTGCGTAGTTGGATTAACCTTTAA